In Streptomyces sclerotialus, the DNA window TCCTTCACGGAGCCGGACCCGGCGGTCAGCACGGTACGGTCCGGGTGACGCTCCGCCTCAGGCCCGGCCGAGGACGCAGAACTCGTGGCCCTCCGGGTCGGCCAGGACCTGCCACGAGACGTCGCCCTGACCTACGTCGGCGAGCGTCGCGCCGAGGGCTTCAAGCCGGGCCACCTCCGCCGCCTGACCGTCAACGGGCTGGGGCAGCAGGTCGAGATGGATACGGTGCCGGGTGTTCAGGTGGGGCGTGCGGCGGAACTCCAGATATGGGCCGACGCCCTTGGCGGAGCGCAGCAGCGCACGGTCGTCGGTCACCTGGTGCAGCGTCCAGTCCATCGCCTCGCCCCAGAACCGGGCCATGGCCCTCGGGTCCGCGCAGTCGACGACCACCGCGGCGATCGGTCCGGTGTCCCGGTAGATCTCCCGAGGCTCCAGGACGCAGAACTCGTTGCCCTCCGGGTCGGCCAGCACCGTCCACGGAAGGTCGCCTCGGCCCCCGTCGGCGGGCGTAGCGCCGAGCTCCTTCAGGCGCGCGACCAACTCCGCGTGATGGGCCGCGGAAGTGGTGGCGAGTTCGATGTGCGCGTGGTACTCCACCGTTTCGGGGTCCGGGACGGTGACGACATCGATGCAGACGGCGGAGGGGTCCGGCCACGCGAAACCCACGGGCTCGACGTTGGTCACACCGGGTGCCTCGCTGGAGACGCCCCAGCCGAGCGCCTCCGCCCAGAACCGGCCCAGCGCCGAGTCGTCGCCGGCTTTGAAATTCACCTGAACAAGTTGCAGCGCCATGCCGCGAACCCTACACCCAGGGGTCGAACTGACATACGAGATCGCCGAATTCGGGAGGGCGGCCGGAAGAAGATCCCGATCCCCGCCGTGCCGGACCCCACTGGCTTTCAACGGCCTTATGCCATAGGGAAGTTCACAGGAGTTCCCCAGCTTTCCTCAGTACCTTGAGCCCCATGACAGAAGAGAGCACACCTCGTCTCAGCCGTCGCCGGTTACTTGCCGCGGGCGGCGCCGGTATCGCCGTCGCGGGCCTCGGCGGGGCCGCCCTGTCCGGCAGCGCGTCGGCCGAGGAGCCCGCCACCACGGATTGCCTGCGGCTCACCAAGGAGTCCATCGAGGGCCCGTACTAC includes these proteins:
- a CDS encoding VOC family protein — translated: MALQLVQVNFKAGDDSALGRFWAEALGWGVSSEAPGVTNVEPVGFAWPDPSAVCIDVVTVPDPETVEYHAHIELATTSAAHHAELVARLKELGATPADGGRGDLPWTVLADPEGNEFCVLEPREIYRDTGPIAAVVVDCADPRAMARFWGEAMDWTLHQVTDDRALLRSAKGVGPYLEFRRTPHLNTRHRIHLDLLPQPVDGQAAEVARLEALGATLADVGQGDVSWQVLADPEGHEFCVLGRA